The following are encoded together in the Coregonus clupeaformis isolate EN_2021a chromosome 24, ASM2061545v1, whole genome shotgun sequence genome:
- the LOC121537470 gene encoding glucocorticoid modulatory element-binding protein 2-like isoform X1: MASSEVNVHVEEVVVVTTSDGAAEGSAAEVKTVLVATELTQPGEELADGSIESETDATSTLTKEAVLVKLSGEMDVEADVVYPITCGDVKATLVWKKFVCPGINIKCVQFNEHLISPKEFVYMAGKSTLKDWKRAIRVNGTMIRKIMDSGELDFYQHSKVCSNTCRSTKINLVGTRVSLRSQQSTDYVPVTPSAADVNGSPATFPTEVSSDDTTEWVTAIGEDSVTFWRGLKEAGLLEEVVEDFQKEIQEVLKSMQERITEPPLQVNDAVLLNNIVQNFGMLDLVKKVLASHKSQMDHYREQYSHSLVALEQQCDEHRKRAKELKSKSQHLNNVLMTLTPVATPPTPKCPRLTHAVSGPNVMSSAPTQFTLPLTQLTDLPAGCKVLSMGGAAGAGQQTYTVLTSPVGELRPDASNLMVLSSATAVQEGAAATTAFIKMVSPGYQLITLPAAQGTQLQGPAGGMLQDTPTMVAMPMGNNALQGTVAAVTALETQVDVQVQEEVAPETEEQEAKETVEVES, encoded by the exons ATGGCATCATCTGAGGTCAATGTTCATGTGGAGGAGGTGGTAGTCGTGACAACATCGGATGGAGCAGCGGAGGGCTCGGCTGCAGAGGTGAAGACTGTGCTGGTGGCTACAGAGCTGACCCAGCCGGG GGAGGAACTTGCAGATGGAAGCATTGAGTCTGAAACCGATGCCACCAGCACTTTGACAAAGGAGGCAGTCTTAG TGAAGCTGTCCGGTGAGATGGATGTGGAGGCTGATGTGGTCTACCCAATCACCTGTGGGGACGTGAAGGCCACCCTGGTCTGGAAGAAGTTTGTTTGTCCAGGCATCAACATCAAATGTGTCCAA TTCAATGAGCATCTTATCAGTCCCAAGGAGTTTGTCTATATGGCTGGGAAATCTACACTGAAAGACTGGAAGAGAGCCATCCGAGTGAACGGCACTATGATCAG GAAAATCATGGACTCTGGCGAGCTGGATTTCTACCAGCACTCCAAAGTGTGCTCCAACACATGCCGCAGTACCAAGATTAACCTGGTGGGGACCAGAGTGTCACTCAGAAGCCAGCAGTCCACTGACTACGTCCCGGTCACCCCCTCCGCAGCCgacg TGAACGGATCACCAGCCACGTTTCCAACAGAAGTATCATCAGACGACACCACGGAATGGGTCACGGCCATAGGAG AGGACTCTGTGACGTTCTGGAGGGGTCTGAAGGAGGCGGGGCtgctggaggaggtggtggaggactTCCAGAAGGAGATCCAGGAGGTGCTGAAGAGCATGCAGGAGCGCATCACCGAGCCTCCCCTGCAAGTTAACG ACGCTGTGCTGCTGAACAACATAGTGCAGAACTTTGGCATGCTCGACCTGGTTAAGAAGGTGCTAGCCAGTCACAAGAGCCAGATGGACCACTATAGGGAGCAGTATTCACACAGTCTTGTCG CTCTGGAGCAGCAGTGTGACGAGCACAGGAAACGTGCCAAGGAGCTGAAGAGCAAATCCCAACACCTCAACAATGTCCTCATGACCCTGACCCCCGTGGCCACGCCGCCCACGCCCAAATGTCCCCGCCTCACCCACGCCGTCTCAGGCCCCAACGTTATGTCCAGCGCCCCCACCCAGTTCACCCTGCCCCTCACCCAGCTGACGGACCTGCCTGCTGGGTGCAAAGTTCTCTCGATGGGTGGCGCGGCTGGTGCCGGCCAGCAGACCTACACAGTGCTGACGTCACCCGTGGGCGAGTTGAGGCCAGATGCCTCCAATCTGATGGTACTCTCCTCGGCCACCGCCGTTCAGGAGGGCGCCGCCGCCACCACGGCCTTCATCAAGATGGTCAGCCCGGGCTACCAGCTGATCACGCTGCCTGCCGCGCAGGGCACCCAGCTACAGGGCCCGGCGGGGGGCATGCTCCAGGACACCCCCACCATGGTGGCAATGCCCATGGGTAACAACGCGCTGCAGGGCACGGTGGCAGCAGTCACAGCATTGGAAACACAGGTGGACGTTCAGGTGCAGGAGGAGGTGGCACCAGAGACAGAGGAGCAGGAGGCCAAGGAGACAGTGGAGGTGGAGAGTTAG
- the LOC121537470 gene encoding glucocorticoid modulatory element-binding protein 2-like isoform X2, which produces MDVEADVVYPITCGDVKATLVWKKFVCPGINIKCVQFNEHLISPKEFVYMAGKSTLKDWKRAIRVNGTMIRKIMDSGELDFYQHSKVCSNTCRSTKINLVGTRVSLRSQQSTDYVPVTPSAADVNGSPATFPTEVSSDDTTEWVTAIGEDSVTFWRGLKEAGLLEEVVEDFQKEIQEVLKSMQERITEPPLQVNDAVLLNNIVQNFGMLDLVKKVLASHKSQMDHYREQYSHSLVALEQQCDEHRKRAKELKSKSQHLNNVLMTLTPVATPPTPKCPRLTHAVSGPNVMSSAPTQFTLPLTQLTDLPAGCKVLSMGGAAGAGQQTYTVLTSPVGELRPDASNLMVLSSATAVQEGAAATTAFIKMVSPGYQLITLPAAQGTQLQGPAGGMLQDTPTMVAMPMGNNALQGTVAAVTALETQVDVQVQEEVAPETEEQEAKETVEVES; this is translated from the exons ATGGATGTGGAGGCTGATGTGGTCTACCCAATCACCTGTGGGGACGTGAAGGCCACCCTGGTCTGGAAGAAGTTTGTTTGTCCAGGCATCAACATCAAATGTGTCCAA TTCAATGAGCATCTTATCAGTCCCAAGGAGTTTGTCTATATGGCTGGGAAATCTACACTGAAAGACTGGAAGAGAGCCATCCGAGTGAACGGCACTATGATCAG GAAAATCATGGACTCTGGCGAGCTGGATTTCTACCAGCACTCCAAAGTGTGCTCCAACACATGCCGCAGTACCAAGATTAACCTGGTGGGGACCAGAGTGTCACTCAGAAGCCAGCAGTCCACTGACTACGTCCCGGTCACCCCCTCCGCAGCCgacg TGAACGGATCACCAGCCACGTTTCCAACAGAAGTATCATCAGACGACACCACGGAATGGGTCACGGCCATAGGAG AGGACTCTGTGACGTTCTGGAGGGGTCTGAAGGAGGCGGGGCtgctggaggaggtggtggaggactTCCAGAAGGAGATCCAGGAGGTGCTGAAGAGCATGCAGGAGCGCATCACCGAGCCTCCCCTGCAAGTTAACG ACGCTGTGCTGCTGAACAACATAGTGCAGAACTTTGGCATGCTCGACCTGGTTAAGAAGGTGCTAGCCAGTCACAAGAGCCAGATGGACCACTATAGGGAGCAGTATTCACACAGTCTTGTCG CTCTGGAGCAGCAGTGTGACGAGCACAGGAAACGTGCCAAGGAGCTGAAGAGCAAATCCCAACACCTCAACAATGTCCTCATGACCCTGACCCCCGTGGCCACGCCGCCCACGCCCAAATGTCCCCGCCTCACCCACGCCGTCTCAGGCCCCAACGTTATGTCCAGCGCCCCCACCCAGTTCACCCTGCCCCTCACCCAGCTGACGGACCTGCCTGCTGGGTGCAAAGTTCTCTCGATGGGTGGCGCGGCTGGTGCCGGCCAGCAGACCTACACAGTGCTGACGTCACCCGTGGGCGAGTTGAGGCCAGATGCCTCCAATCTGATGGTACTCTCCTCGGCCACCGCCGTTCAGGAGGGCGCCGCCGCCACCACGGCCTTCATCAAGATGGTCAGCCCGGGCTACCAGCTGATCACGCTGCCTGCCGCGCAGGGCACCCAGCTACAGGGCCCGGCGGGGGGCATGCTCCAGGACACCCCCACCATGGTGGCAATGCCCATGGGTAACAACGCGCTGCAGGGCACGGTGGCAGCAGTCACAGCATTGGAAACACAGGTGGACGTTCAGGTGCAGGAGGAGGTGGCACCAGAGACAGAGGAGCAGGAGGCCAAGGAGACAGTGGAGGTGGAGAGTTAG
- the LOC121537469 gene encoding stathmin-3 — protein sequence MASTVSAYTEKIKEMSMMSLICSCLYPQTSYPTTNYQFGDLEVKPINKRLSGQSFEVILKSPTDLSPDRPSPLASPPALTSPPKRDISLDELQKRLEAAEERRKSQEAQVLRHLAERREHEKEVLHKAMEENNNFSKMAEEKLNSKMEAKKANREAYLNSLKQRLREKEMHAAEVRRNKELQADLSG from the exons CCTACACAGAGAAGATCAAGGAGATGTCCATGATGTCTCTCATCTGCTCCTGCCTATACCCCCAGACATCATACCCCACCACCAACTACCAATTTGGAG ACCTGGAGGTGAAGCCCATCAACAAGCGACTGTCGGGCCAGTCCTTTGAGGTGATCCTGAAGTCCCCCACCGACCTGTCCCCAGACAGGCCCAGTCCCCTGGCCTCTCCCCCAGCCCTGACCTCGCCCCCCAAGAGGGACATCTCCCTGGATGAGCTGCAGAAGAGGCTGGAGGCcgctgaggagaggaggaag TCCCAGGAGGCTCAGGTGCTGAGGCATTTGGCTGAGCGCAGGGAGCACGAGAAGGAGGTGCTGCACAAGGCCATGGAAGAGAACAACAACTTCAGCAAGATGGCGGAAGAGAAGCTCAACTCTAAAATGGAGGCGAAGAAAGCGAACCGGGAGGCATACCTGAACTCACTGAAGCAGCGGCTCCGTGAGAAG GAGATGCATGCAGCAGAAGTGCGCAGGAACAAGGAGCTGCAAGCAGACCTTTCTGGTTAA